The following proteins are co-located in the Symphalangus syndactylus isolate Jambi chromosome 21, NHGRI_mSymSyn1-v2.1_pri, whole genome shotgun sequence genome:
- the JAGN1 gene encoding protein jagunal homolog 1 isoform X1 has protein sequence MASRAGPRAAGTDGSDFQHRERVAMHYQMSVTLKYEIKKLIYVHLVIWLLLVAKMSVGHLRLLSHDQVAMPYQWEYPYLLSILPSLLGLLSFPRNNISYLVLSMISMGLFSIAPLIYGSMEMFPAAQQLYRHGKAYRFLFGFSAVSVMYLVLVLAVQVHAWQLYYSKKLLDSWFTSTQEKKHK, from the exons ATGGCGTCTCGAGCAGGCCCGCGAGCGGCCGGCACCGACGGCAGCGACTTTCAGCACCGGGAGCGCGTCGCCATGCACTACCAGATGAG TGTGACCCTGAAGTATGAAATCAAGAAGCTGATCTACGTACATCTGGTCATATGGCTGCTGCTGGTTGCCAAGATGAGCGTGGGACACCTGAGGCTCTTGTCACATGATCAGGTGGCCATGCCCTATCAGTGGGAATACCCGTATTTGCTGAGCATTTTGCCCTCTCTCTTGGGCCTTCTCTCCTTTCCCCGCAACAACATTAGCTACCTGGTGCTCTCCATGATCAGCATGGGACTCTTTTCCATCGCTCCACTCATTTATGGCAGCATGGAGATGTTCCCTGCTGCACAGCAGCTCTACCGCCATGGCAAGGCCTACCGTTTCCTCTTTGGTTTTTCTGCCGTTTCCGTCATGTATCTGGTGTTGGTGTTGGCAGTCCAAGTGCATGCCTGGCAGTTGTACTACAGCAAGAAGCTTCTAGACTCTTGGTTCACCAGCACACAAGAGAAGAAGCATAAATGA
- the JAGN1 gene encoding protein jagunal homolog 1 isoform X2 yields MSVGHLRLLSHDQVAMPYQWEYPYLLSILPSLLGLLSFPRNNISYLVLSMISMGLFSIAPLIYGSMEMFPAAQQLYRHGKAYRFLFGFSAVSVMYLVLVLAVQVHAWQLYYSKKLLDSWFTSTQEKKHK; encoded by the coding sequence ATGAGCGTGGGACACCTGAGGCTCTTGTCACATGATCAGGTGGCCATGCCCTATCAGTGGGAATACCCGTATTTGCTGAGCATTTTGCCCTCTCTCTTGGGCCTTCTCTCCTTTCCCCGCAACAACATTAGCTACCTGGTGCTCTCCATGATCAGCATGGGACTCTTTTCCATCGCTCCACTCATTTATGGCAGCATGGAGATGTTCCCTGCTGCACAGCAGCTCTACCGCCATGGCAAGGCCTACCGTTTCCTCTTTGGTTTTTCTGCCGTTTCCGTCATGTATCTGGTGTTGGTGTTGGCAGTCCAAGTGCATGCCTGGCAGTTGTACTACAGCAAGAAGCTTCTAGACTCTTGGTTCACCAGCACACAAGAGAAGAAGCATAAATGA